The Salegentibacter mishustinae genomic interval AAAATTTGACGTTTGGATTACTCATTAAGGCAATAGCTGCTGCTTCACCTGAACTTGCGGTATTTCCGTTTATTAAAACAGCAATTTTTAAATTCTTGTTTGTGAGTTTATAATCAAGAGGAGCATCTATAAATTTTTTAGTTTGATTCGATGCACCATTAAATATTTGATTTTCTTGCTTGCTCCATTCGTGCCATTTTTCTTCTATTAAGAAATAACCTAGAATTTCGTTTTCTAAAAATGGGGTTAGTGAAATGAGCATTGGCCACATATTCCCTCCATTATTCTTTCTTAAATCAATGACCCAACCTTTTAATTTTTTAGCATCTTGGTTTTTTATATTCTCCAGATTTTCAGTAATATATTCTGCGCCTTTTTTTAGAGTTTCGTCAAGACTTTTTCTGGAGTCAATAAATGGGAGAATATTGATATAACCAAGGTTCTCTTCATTTTCAAATGCTTCTATTTTTTTATAGCTATAAGCTTTCTTTCCCTTTGCAGATAAATAGGTCTCTGTAGATTGATCGTAATAACTTGAATGTTTTTCACCATTTAAAGTTAATGCAGTAATTACGGCAGAATCCTTAGAAAATACTGTGCTTTCCCAAACTTTCTTTTCAAAATTCTTCCAGTCTATTGAATCTTTATTAATGGAATTTCTTTCAAATTCTCTTATCATCTTTTTGATGGACTTCTCATCATTTTTTGAAAGCTCAGTATCTTGAGAATGAGAATTTTGGAAACTAAGTATAAGTATTGATAAAAGTAATATTCTTTTCATATAAGTAGTTAGTGTATAAAAATAAAGTAAATTGACAGGGTGAGCATGCAAAGTTATCGGCTAAAAATTCGTTTGTTGATCAAGTTAATTATTTTCAATCAATCATCTAATGGAGGTGAACTGTTTTGAAGCTTTTTATTTCCTTTACCAGGGTTCATTCTTTGTTACATTAAGAAACCGGCCGTTTTCTAATCTATATGCACCCCAAAATCCCACAAACCAAAGCCTATTATCGCTGTCTTTAAAAATCTTAAAAACTACCGGGCTCTTATTATTTTATGTTTTCTTATGTTCAATAATCTTTTCGCCATTATAGGTATATAAAAAATGTTGGTCTGCAACAAACCAAATATCACCATCTTTATCTTCTGCTAAACTGCCTATACCTTTTCCTGTTTCAATTTTACCTTTAGTAATATTTTCAGCCTTATTACCTGTTAAATTATAGAGTCCGTTTTTTGCTGAAACCCATAATTCACCATTTTTATCCTCGAATACTTCATTGACAAAATTTGTTTGAATTCCTGCTTTTTTAGAAACATTTATAAGAGAATCGCTGGCGTATGAAAACAGACCGGCATTTGAACTAAACCATAATGTACCGTTACTATCTTCGAATATGTTATGAACTATTTTTGTACTTGAAATACCTCGAGTAGAATCTACTTTACCTTCAGGAAGAATAAAATCATTGAACTCCTAACCGTTAAAAACACAAACACCATCTATGCTTCCAATCCAAATATCACCTTTTTTATCGGCAGCAATTGACCAAACATCATTACTAATTAATCCGTCAGATTGGTAATAATTTTTCATCTCTTCTCCATCCACACTGCTTACTCCATCCGTATGACCCAACCAAATTTTACCATCAATGCCTTCTGTAATATCTTTTATTGTTACACCTTTTCCCGATTCACTAATGATTTTATCGATATAGATTAATGAATCACTTTCAAGTTTAAATGCCCCGTTTAGAGTTGCAAACCATAAACTCCCGTGGCTGTCCTGAAACATTGTCCTTAGAACTTGATTTATCTGCCTGTTGGTATCAGACAAAATTGAGTATTCCCTGTTCTTTCTAAATTAATAGATTTTTTTTCGAACTATAATAAATTTTGCTCTTGTCATTTCATCGCATTGTCATCGATGAAGTCTGTAAGAGTAAAATCGCCCTGACTATTTAAAAATAGGTTTGTAGATAAATCAAACAAATGCGCCTCAGTTTCAAAAAAATGCATCATATAACCGGCGGTATTTACAAAGGCTACAAAATCTCCAATTTTTGGCAAAGTTGGCAAACTTATTTTTCTCTTAAGAAGCACATCTCTTTCTAAACAGTAAGCCCCGGTAAAGAAAACATCTACGGAAGTGTTAGACTCTTGGGAATCTTTATATATAATAAAAGGGTCTAGTAAAAAGTCTTTGCTTGAACTCATCATTTGTGTCATGTTCATTTCAAGTCCCACTAGCCATTGCCCTTTAGCATCCTGTTTCCTATGTGCAACCTTGGCAAGGGTTATTCCTGTTCGGTTTAGCAGAGATCGACCCGGTTCTATGCGCAGTTCTAATTGTAATTCTTTTAACTCTTGAGCATTTGTTTTTCCTGTCTGCAAATTGGAATAATCAAGAACTTCCTTTATGAAGGTCGTACCATTTACTTTATTGAAATAGGGATATGTCTTTAAACTGCCACGTAATTTTCCATCAACCATCTCATATCCCAAACCATCATTATTAAAAGTAAGCTGATTCCGATCATTCTGAACAGCATTCTTCAGTTTTGTTTCGAAATCTGTCCACTCCTGTTCACTTTCCAAATAATTCATTAGAATTCCACCTCCTATATCTATAAAAGAAATATCAAAAGCTTTCGCATTCAATGACCTAATAAGGTTTAAGCAATCAGACAAAGCTTTACCCCTTTGCTGCGTTGAGTAACCATCTAAATGAAAGTGCAGACCCTTTAATTTTAAATTTTGATAAGGTGAGCCCAAATTCAATTTTTTTGAGATAAACTGTTCCACTTTTTCAATATCAAAACCAAAACGGCTATAAAGCTTACTTTCTTCTACTATAAAACCACTTACGCGAATTCCTATAATTGCTTTTTTATTTAGCTGCTTGGCAATATTATTGGCTTGTTCCAATTCCTCGAAATTATCCAGTATTATCGGTATTTCGTTTTGGATAGCAAGACTATATTGTTCTTTGGTTTTTATGGCAGCCGTTAGTACTAAGTTATTGCCATTTCCGCCCAAAGCGATACTTTGTTCTAGTTCTCTTAGGCTTGCAGTATCTACGCCAATTCCCGACCCAAAAGCCTGCTTTACTAAGGATTTTGATTTATTGGCCTTTCTAGCATAAAAAATCTGATATTTTAGATCATACGATTCAAAAACTTCTTTATAAGAAGAAATCGTACTGGCAAATGTTGGTAGATGATGAATATTAATAGGTGAGGAAAATTTTCTGAATAATTCACTTAGCAATTTCTGGTTCTCAAATAATTGATGCATCCAGGGCGAAGTGATTGGGGTTAACCCGCCTTCAGGATTTCCTTTAACGTACTTTGTGTTATTTATCATTTTTTTCCTATTCTTTTGTTCTTGTTTTAATAGTAGGGCAGCAATATCTTGAGCCCAATGTGACGCAAAATTGTTACGTTCTCTAGAAAGCGTATCATTATCAAAGGTAACACCTTCGGTTGGAGTGCCATACATCGTGAAATTTTCCTGTATAAAACCACCGGGAGCATAAACTCTCCCTTTATTATCAATATCAAAACTGCCTGGATTATAAAAACCATCATTTTTATTAGTAAACGGTCTTATCAACCCCTCTTTCAAAAGATTTGCGTATAGCTCCGAATAACTTTGAGAGTTGTTCCTGGGAATACGAGCATTAATAAGATAATTAATATCTATACTAAGTTGTCTATTCTGCAATTTATAATGGATTTGGTCCTTCCCCGTTAAACTCGAAATTTTGGGATTACGAACAAAACTAAAATCAATTATTTCAGCTTCGGACAATGCTAATATCTTTTTCATATTTTTAATCGGGGGCCCGTAAGCGATACGATTAAAGAAACCAAAAAAAGAGGTATCAAAAAGTTGATGAGAATTAGCATCCAAACCGGCAAAACTATATAACTTATTAAAAATAGGACTAATTTTCCGCCAAATACCGGCTGCTGCCATAATCGGACTTTTCTCAGTGCCTTTTTCAGCTTCTTGAATTAGAAATTTAATATAAGTATGCATTTCAGCATGTGGTATAATTTCCTGGTCGGAAAAAGGATCTGTGAGGATTTTCCAAAAAAACCTTTTTTCCGAAAAATGAGTATTATGGAATTGTTCTATTTGTTCATCAATGATTGCTGCATTTGAATCAAACTTCAATTCTTGCTCATAATTTCTGAAAAGTATTTTGTAGTAGCTAAACCTGAATTCCTTCTTGATTATAGGAAGTATATCTTCCTGGAAAGAAAGATTTGGAATGGTTTGA includes:
- a CDS encoding S41 family peptidase, giving the protein MKRILLLSILILSFQNSHSQDTELSKNDEKSIKKMIREFERNSINKDSIDWKNFEKKVWESTVFSKDSAVITALTLNGEKHSSYYDQSTETYLSAKGKKAYSYKKIEAFENEENLGYINILPFIDSRKSLDETLKKGAEYITENLENIKNQDAKKLKGWVIDLRKNNGGNMWPMLISLTPFLENEILGYFLIEEKWHEWSKQENQIFNGASNQTKKFIDAPLDYKLTNKNLKIAVLINGNTASSGEAAAIALMSNPNVKFFGNSTAGYTTSNSTITLKNNDILILTSGVMADYTKKEYWNGVEPNFKISGTDDLKNEILEWFSKNTAVNNG
- a CDS encoding two-component regulator propeller domain-containing protein, with product MLPEGKVDSTRGISSTKIVHNIFEDSNGTLWFSSNAGLFSYASDSLINVSKKAGIQTNFVNEVFEDKNGELWVSAKNGLYNLTGNKAENITKGKIETGKGIGSLAEDKDGDIWFVADQHFLYTYNGEKIIEHKKT
- a CDS encoding two-component regulator propeller domain-containing protein, with amino-acid sequence MSDTNRQINQVLRTMFQDSHGSLWFATLNGAFKLESDSLIYIDKIISESGKGVTIKDITEGIDGKIWLGHTDGVSSVDGEEMKNYYQSDGLISNDVWSIAADKKGDIWIGSIDGVCVFNG
- a CDS encoding FAD/NAD(P)-binding protein, with the protein product MDKEGISRISIQRKVYNWMVSKEYSHLAFKAQFTIGIVGFGPKGLYALERLLAHLKTSSIKTPIAIHIFNQNHFFGAGNVYRSDQPPYLIMNYANENIDSWYRGKPDAIFPKPSNFCKWLSEKTDKPIEDFSKEFASRSMVGNYLMESFKILKRNAPSNVNIIPHLATVQKITKDNTRFNLEGNKEGLDFSLAFDNLILTTGHVGSGSHFQPASNPSNIIEFIYPISQKLKHIEKQSNIAVKGFGLTAIDAILALTEGRGGIFDRDKKGNLSYKVSGREPYKIFPFSRTGLPMFPRGVNDDDGSQLYFFSDEVVRNLQTIPNLSFQEDILPIIKKEFRFSYYKILFRNYEQELKFDSNAAIIDEQIEQFHNTHFSEKRFFWKILTDPFSDQEIIPHAEMHTYIKFLIQEAEKGTEKSPIMAAAGIWRKISPIFNKLYSFAGLDANSHQLFDTSFFGFFNRIAYGPPIKNMKKILALSEAEIIDFSFVRNPKISSLTGKDQIHYKLQNRQLSIDINYLINARIPRNNSQSYSELYANLLKEGLIRPFTNKNDGFYNPGSFDIDNKGRVYAPGGFIQENFTMYGTPTEGVTFDNDTLSRERNNFASHWAQDIAALLLKQEQKNRKKMINNTKYVKGNPEGGLTPITSPWMHQLFENQKLLSELFRKFSSPINIHHLPTFASTISSYKEVFESYDLKYQIFYARKANKSKSLVKQAFGSGIGVDTASLRELEQSIALGGNGNNLVLTAAIKTKEQYSLAIQNEIPIILDNFEELEQANNIAKQLNKKAIIGIRVSGFIVEESKLYSRFGFDIEKVEQFISKKLNLGSPYQNLKLKGLHFHLDGYSTQQRGKALSDCLNLIRSLNAKAFDISFIDIGGGILMNYLESEQEWTDFETKLKNAVQNDRNQLTFNNDGLGYEMVDGKLRGSLKTYPYFNKVNGTTFIKEVLDYSNLQTGKTNAQELKELQLELRIEPGRSLLNRTGITLAKVAHRKQDAKGQWLVGLEMNMTQMMSSSKDFLLDPFIIYKDSQESNTSVDVFFTGAYCLERDVLLKRKISLPTLPKIGDFVAFVNTAGYMMHFFETEAHLFDLSTNLFLNSQGDFTLTDFIDDNAMK